The sequence AAATCGTGGAACAATATCACAAAATAGTAGAATACCTACTAGAAAATTGTATCGAATTCGATATTATGAGTTCGAATTGATATGGGAAAACCGGAAACGGTTTCAGGCCACGAGAAAACGGTGAACCCGCCTTTACGATCGACCGGAGTCAGTAAACGTTCCCCCAGTTGATCCATCAATCACTCCCTGGAGATCGCTCATCGTGTTGGGAAAGGCTGATCGATTCGGCGCTTAGCTTCGCCCTGTTCAGCAATACGAATATTCCAGCCAACAGAGCAAGCAAGGAAGCAATGACCCAACAATAGGCGTATCCGGCGCTGGCATCCGCGAAGCCGACGACGACGAGGCCGGCAAGGACCGGCCCGACCGACATGCCTATCGTCAGGATCATCGAGTTGACCGCTGTCGTCGATCCAAAGTTCTCTTTGGAACAGGCAACCGATATCAGATTGGTGTTGCCGGTCTGGGCCAGTCCGATCCCGAATCCGAATGCGGCCATTGCGATGAGCACAAGAGCCTCGGATGAGCGGGTCAGCGCAAGGGAAAGCAGCCCTACAAATGCTATGACCAGCCCCATGATCAATATCTTCCCATGACCGATCTTCAGACCGAGTCTACCGCCGATCGGCGAAGAAATGAGTTGCGCAATCGCATTCGGCAGCATGAAGAGCCCGATGATGACGCTGCTTGTTACGCCAAATCCGCCATTCCCTTTTGGTATGGCCAAGAAATATGGCAGGGTCTGGAATAGCATGAACATTATTATCCCGATGAAGAACATGGTTATGTAAGCCACCGATATGTTCCGATTCTTCAGCAATCCAAGCCGGATGATGGGTTCATCGAACCGTCTTTCTTGGATCACGAACGCTATGAAAATTACGATCGCGCAGGCGAAAAGACCGATCGTCTGACCTGACCCCCAGCCCCATATCTCCCCCTGAGATAATGGAAGTAAGAATGCTAAGAGGCCCAGCCCGAGCAATACCGAACCTTTCACATCCATTCTTGTGGGATGCCTGACCTGCTTATCTGGGACTGAACGATACACGATGCAGACCACCAATATGACGACCGGAAGAACGAACCAGAATGCTTCCTTCCATCCCATGAACGAGATCATTAGGCTCCCCACGACCATCCCCAGTGCCGCGCCGACACCGATCATAGCACTGATCAGACCGATACCTACCGGGACCATGCGCACCGGTAGGATGTCCTTTGCCATCCCCATGAGGAGCGTTATTGCACCCATTCCAATGCCCTGAACCGCGCGGAAGATAACGAGGGAGAGAAGGTCCCACGATAACGCAG is a genomic window of Methanomassiliicoccales archaeon containing:
- a CDS encoding MFS transporter, whose product is MAVLVLLTIFVETMLVPALPSIAVSMAVQSSDLAWVLTAYTLAGAVAIPIAGKLGEMWGRKRVLLIIMVVYMAGLVGAALSWDLLSLVIFRAVQGIGMGAITLLMGMAKDILPVRMVPVGIGLISAMIGVGAALGMVVGSLMISFMGWKEAFWFVLPVVILVVCIVYRSVPDKQVRHPTRMDVKGSVLLGLGLLAFLLPLSQGEIWGWGSGQTIGLFACAIVIFIAFVIQERRFDEPIIRLGLLKNRNISVAYITMFFIGIIMFMLFQTLPYFLAIPKGNGGFGVTSSVIIGLFMLPNAIAQLISSPIGGRLGLKIGHGKILIMGLVIAFVGLLSLALTRSSEALVLIAMAAFGFGIGLAQTGNTNLISVACSKENFGSTTAVNSMILTIGMSVGPVLAGLVVVGFADASAGYAYCWVIASLLALLAGIFVLLNRAKLSAESISLSQHDERSPGSD